GATGGACACGTGGCTCAGCTGCTGGTACGTCTCGAAGGCCACCACCAGTTGGTCTCCGTCCCCGTCGCCGTTCCGCCGCTTGTTCCAGAACGGCATGCCGTTGCGCCGCGCCTTGTGGACCATGGAGATGGCGGAGGACCGCTCCGAGAGCTCCACGAGGTGCATGGCGTAGACGGTGATGCCGCGCCGACGCGTGCCCCGCGAAGACTCCATGAGGTTGATCATGGTGGGGATGTTGCGCGTGCTGTGGAAGCACGCCAGCATGCGCAGCTCGTCGTCAGGGTTCGCGCGCAGTACGGTGCGATTCTTGTACGGCGCGCCGCGCCGCGCAGGCTTGTAGATGGCCATGACCACCGGCGTGGTGATGAAGGTGTTGATGAGCGCCATGAGGACAAGGATGGCGAACGTCTCGTCGTTGAGGACGTGCCGGTCCTTGCCGATGTTGAGCACGATGAGCTCCACGAGCCCCTTGGTGTTCATCAACACCCCCAGCGTCACCGCCTCTCGCAACGGCACGCGCACCACGAGGGACGCGAGCACCGTGCCGCCTATCTTGCCGATGCACGCCGTGGCAACCACGAGCACGAGAAGCGCCCACGAGTCGCGGCCTTGGATGGCCATGACGTTGGTCTTTAGGCCGCTGGACACGAAATATAGCGGAAGGAAGAGGCCGGAGATGAGGTCCTCAACCTTCTCCAGGAGAACGCCGGCGAAGGGCCCGTCCTTGGGCACGATGATTCCGACGATGAAGGCGCCGAACAGCGCGTGGATGCCGATGGTGTCGGTGACGAATCCAGCGGCGAGCACGATGGACAGCGTCGCGCAGATGTAAATCTCCTTCACCGGTTCTCCCTCGGGGGACCGCCGCGCCATCCAAGCGAGAATCGGCCGGAGCAAGAAGAAGGACGCCACGACGAAGCCGGCGCCCGAGAGCAGCACCCAGACCGAGACCAGCGGAGAACCGCTTCCTGAAAGCGCGATGGCAAGCGCAAGAAGAATCCACGCTACGACGTCGTTCACAGCCGCGGCGGACATGGCCATGCGCCCGAGGTCGGTGGTAAGGAGCTTGAGCTCCGCGAGGATGCGCGCCAGCACGGGAAACGCGGTGATCGAGAGCGAGACGCCCATGAACACGAGGAATGGCCCCGTGGATACGCCGCGGTTGACGGTATGCTCGAGGACGAAGGAGGTGCCGATGCCGAGGATGAACGGCAGGGCGATGCCGGCAACGGCGATGACGAGGGCGGTGGCGCCGGTGCGGCGGATGGCTCGCAGGTCCAGCTCGAggccgacgaggaagaggaagaagaggaggccgATGTTGGCGAGGGTGTCCAGCACCGTCAGGCTCTCCTTGGGGAACACCGTGTTGAGGAAGGCGCTGCTGCGGCCAAGCGCCGACGGGCCGAGCAGGATGCCACCCTGAAGAACGCAACGCAATCAGTCTCATCATCAATAGGAAACTAGTAATTATCGAATATCGATAAGCCGCACCTAGCAGTGAATTAACCGATGATGTGCGTTTCAGAAAGATCATGGGTACATAGCAGCAATTGAGTGAACTCACGATGATCTCGGCGATGACGCGCGGCTGCCGGAGCGGCCGGAGGAGGAAGGCGAGCCCGCGGGTGAGCACGACGACGACGCATATCTGCAGGATTGCCAGCGGCAGGGCCGAGTTTAGAGGGTTCTCCCCCTGGAATATGCCGTCCGACGTCGCCTTCATCGGCTTCACGGCGCTCgcatccaccgccgccgccgccatggaacTTGTCGGCCTTCGCGCGCGTATACGATCTCGTcctccctcctcccctccctttCCTTTCACCAAGGGAGGGAAAAGAAACGATGGGGAGGAGGGCAAAGGTGATGATCAGTGGCGACTTGCATGTACCTATTTATATAGGCTGCTGGGGGCAGATGGCCGGGGGAGAGG
This Lolium perenne isolate Kyuss_39 chromosome 1, Kyuss_2.0, whole genome shotgun sequence DNA region includes the following protein-coding sequences:
- the LOC127293423 gene encoding cation/H(+) antiporter 19, which encodes MAAAAVDASAVKPMKATSDGIFQGENPLNSALPLAILQICVVVVLTRGLAFLLRPLRQPRVIAEIIGGILLGPSALGRSSAFLNTVFPKESLTVLDTLANIGLLFFLFLVGLELDLRAIRRTGATALVIAVAGIALPFILGIGTSFVLEHTVNRGVSTGPFLVFMGVSLSITAFPVLARILAELKLLTTDLGRMAMSAAAVNDVVAWILLALAIALSGSGSPLVSVWVLLSGAGFVVASFFLLRPILAWMARRSPEGEPVKEIYICATLSIVLAAGFVTDTIGIHALFGAFIVGIIVPKDGPFAGVLLEKVEDLISGLFLPLYFVSSGLKTNVMAIQGRDSWALLVLVVATACIGKIGGTVLASLVVRVPLREAVTLGVLMNTKGLVELIVLNIGKDRHVLNDETFAILVLMALINTFITTPVVMAIYKPARRGAPYKNRTVLRANPDDELRMLACFHSTRNIPTMINLMESSRGTRRRGITVYAMHLVELSERSSAISMVHKARRNGMPFWNKRRNGDGDGDQLVVAFETYQQLSHVSIRAMTAISDLHTIHEDVVTSAHQKRAALIVLPFHKLHQMDGHMESLGEEYQHINQRVLHHAPCSVAILVDRGLGGAAQVPASDVSYNIAVLFFGGRDDREALAYGMRMVEHPGIELHVLRFLPQSGASGADDDEAFLADFRGNVVTRNESARYEEKTYREKADVVGAIKAAGRCNLFLVGQGAPCVPLADRSTDCPELGPVGSYLALPEFSTVASVLVMKQYDPAAKHYDLVEEVADMAVDVDTPVVRKGNRGE